From the Euphorbia lathyris chromosome 6, ddEupLath1.1, whole genome shotgun sequence genome, one window contains:
- the LOC136233530 gene encoding stigma-specific STIG1-like protein 1 — protein MGNYSLNQKIIFFLLAILLIFEPIVAFSPEDEKSVSSLRGINRFLAEKSSRAAMTCNIYPRVCRVKNSPGPDCCKKKCVNSLTDKFNCGKCGNKCKYSEICCRGKCVNPMFDKKNCGGCSNKCKKGSKCVYGMCSYA, from the coding sequence ATGGGTAATTACTCTCTAAATCAAAAGATAATCTTCTTCTTACTAGCTATACTTCTCATTTTTGAACCCATTGTTGCTTTCTCGCCCGAAGATGAAAAATCAGTGTCTTCTCTGCGAGGAATAAACCGTTTCCTAGCAGAAAAGAGCAGCAGAGCCGCTATGACATGCAATATATATCCAAGGGTTTGCCGAGTCAAAAATAGTCCCGGACCGGACTGTTGTAAGAAGAAATGTGTCAATTCTCTTACTGACAAGTTTAACTGCGGTAAATGTGGAAATAAGTGTAAGTATTCTGAGATTTGTTGCCGAGGGAAGTGTGTGAATCCTATGTTTGATAAGAAGAATTGTGGAGGTTGCAGTAATAAGTGTAAGAAAGGAAGTAAATGTGTGTATGGAATGTGTAGTTATGCATAG